CGTATAACAAGGTCTTTTGCAATAGCACTAATTGCGGCTGTACCGTCATATCGAATTTACGCGCGGTGGCAAATAAATTAACCAACACATGACCAAATGAGATCTCTGCTAGTGGTTTTTCGAAAATAGGATCGCAGACAGTGCGGATCGCAAACTCGAAATCATTAACATCCACATGCGATGGTACCCAACCAGAATCCACATGTAATTCAGCAACTTTACGATAATCGCGATGGAAAAAGGCCAGTAAATTCTCGGCTAAGTAACGTTTATCTTCACGATTTAAGGTGCCAACGATACCACAATCAATACCAATCCAACGCGGATCTTCTGGCGTCTTATAATCAACAAACACATTACCAGGATGCATATCAGCATGGAAAAAACTATCACGGAAAACTTGGGTGAAAAATGTTTCAACCCCACGCTCCGCTAACAGCTTCATGTTAGTACCTTGTGCTTCTAAGGCCGCAATATCGGATACTGGAATACCGTAAATACGCTCCATCACAATCATATTTTTATGACTATAATCGGCATATATTTCAGGTACGTATAATTCTTTAGAATCAAGAAAATTGCGACGCAATTGAGTAGCATTGGCCGCTTCACGCTCGAGGTTTAATTCATCAAGAATAGTTTTCTCATAATCGAGTACTACTTCTAATGGTCTCAAACGCACAGCTTCGGGGACTAATTTCAATAACACTTTCGACAGTCGCTTCATCAACTGAGTATCGGCACGAATAACTGGCTCGATATCAGGTCGAATAATTTTAATGACAACTTCTTCATTGTTACTTTTGAGCTTCGCGGTATGCACTTGGGCAATAGATGCCGAAGCTAGCGGGATGGGATCAAAGTCATCAAATACGTCAGCGATTGGTTTTCCTAACGCCAACTCAATTTGCTGCATCGCTAATTGACTGTCAAACGGTGGCACTTGATCTTGCAGCATAGCAAGCTGTTCAGCAAATTCTTGTGGTAACAGATCGCGACGTGTTGATAACATCTGCCCAAATTTAATAAAAACAGGACCGAGTTGCTGCAGTGCTAATTTAATTCTCTCTGCAGG
The Moritella sp. Urea-trap-13 DNA segment above includes these coding regions:
- the ubiB gene encoding ubiquinone biosynthesis regulatory protein kinase UbiB encodes the protein MTVVELKRFYHIQKIVLEYGLDELLPTQLKPLSARLARKSIFWIKNQHADKSPAERIKLALQQLGPVFIKFGQMLSTRRDLLPQEFAEQLAMLQDQVPPFDSQLAMQQIELALGKPIADVFDDFDPIPLASASIAQVHTAKLKSNNEEVVIKIIRPDIEPVIRADTQLMKRLSKVLLKLVPEAVRLRPLEVVLDYEKTILDELNLEREAANATQLRRNFLDSKELYVPEIYADYSHKNMIVMERIYGIPVSDIAALEAQGTNMKLLAERGVETFFTQVFRDSFFHADMHPGNVFVDYKTPEDPRWIGIDCGIVGTLNREDKRYLAENLLAFFHRDYRKVAELHVDSGWVPSHVDVNDFEFAIRTVCDPIFEKPLAEISFGHVLVNLFATARKFDMTVQPQLVLLQKTLLYVEGLGRQLYPQLDLWDTAKPFLERWVKEQMGPQAVFSAVKQRAPFWAEKLPELPELVFDTLTKATKQQAKLDKLFTQAEQFTQNQAQSGKGRYLLSVGGVIMICAAIVYNPDSASLALTLASIGSGLTVFGWFKLK